In the Necator americanus strain Aroian chromosome X, whole genome shotgun sequence genome, GGTCGGGAAGCGTTCGCAACACCACCAATTGTTGTGCGATTCATCCAGCCGTTAATCTCGACTCACGTCCTGGACATCTGGCCAATATACCGTACTCCTATGCACATGTCAACCGCTCAACACCACCTACACTTTCTTGCATCGTTGAATCCGGGAATTCTAATTTATAAAACTTACTGAATTAGTTAAGATGTACTTGGAACGACGTGGATAAAGTTAAATCCGTCAAGTACACTGTTCTTAGTGCTAACAAGAAGGAATTAAAACGAGAATCCCTTAGTAAAAGAAATTCCAAGTAGAAGAGATTTGttcaaaaaggataaaaatattgGCGCTGAACTGTCCTCAGAAttcatgaagaagaaaaaaaagagagtgtGAGGATATCAGGATGAGGTTGTTTGCATATGAACATCTAACTTGAACATGACCCACCGTAATCCTATCTTCCGGTATGTCCAGTTTCTCTGCCATACCTTTTTTAGCGGTTTGATCAGGATAATGAGATTCTTGGAACGCCTCTTCGAGTAAAAGCGATTGAGCCTCGGTGAAATTCGTTCGAAATCTTCGTTTTAACGCAGAATTAGGGGATTCTGAAAACATAATCAGGTATTGCCTGGAAATTTacgattttcaaaaagttcagGGGGGAAAATAGCATGTATTCTGGGTAAAtactggaaaattttcgaaggcTTTTCGTTAACTTTTGGAATAAACCAGAATTACGaggaaaaatgtggaagatTGCTATCACCAGTAATCCTTAAAGAGAATTAGAATCCATgagaattctgatttttgaaattatgatCTCgtcaataattaataaatgttTAAGTGGTGGTAAAGAGTTTATAAATACGTAAGTAAAGTGGTTTAGGTGAAAATTACGGTGGAATTCGATCCTAAATAATAACATTCATTCCTCTGCAATAAATAGcctgaataaaaaattacagaattctcagttttttctacaaggacaAGGGCAAGCAATAGTGCaacatttctttggaaatatGTGGCTTATATTCTTCCTTATTACAATTCCATTTAGGTAAAGGAATAGATCCTCAGAGAAATCCTCAGGGATTTAGACATTTAACCATGTGAATGCTTCAATATTAACtacagtttatttatttttacctagatttttttaatagatgGGATAGATCACTATTTTCACACGCGAACTGCTTTTAATGAGCATTAAGTGAAGAAAAGATAGTGTTTCCTGTTtaataacttttttaaagtagGAGTAAATTACCAAAGTATCTTAAAGTTTAAAGTAGAATTAGATTCTCAGATTATCCTAAAGATCTTgaggatttttcaaatatcactGTGAAAGTTTAACGTTTACTACTAAATACACAATAGCTCATTTCTGGATTATACCAAGAAACAAATAATCTTATAGTGAGTAGAAACTATCTTCCACCTCAATGAAGAGGTTCTGTATCGCTTTAAATgttgaattagaaaaaaaagagtgactGGTGAATAAAGAGTAGTAAGaatgaaaatccagaaaaattactACTAGATAAATCCTACCACTTCGATCGCATTTACGTTTCAACGATGATGAAGGAGGTTGCCGCCAGTTTGCCGACGTCGCGTCGCACATCTGTATCGGGTTATGGTATACACCCCTCCAAGCAACCACTGACTATCGAGATCCAGACGATCGGGACCGCCTTTCATTTGAAGCCAGGAACAACCTGGCTCCACTCTATCAGGATAGTTtctatttcacaaaatttcccaATAATTTACAATATTCTTCCGTTATAGTCTAAAAATTCGTGctaaaaatcattcaaaaaatggttcatcatttcatgtgaaaaaatccagatttATTCTCGTTGAATATCCTATTGTCGAAATTTTAATGGTTTCATTTAGCAGTTTTCGTCGAAGCTCCTAGCCCATGGCAAAGTACtgtaaaaaaatctcgaaataacttttatttcaaatttgcaGTATGAAAATACTTCAGAGTAACGAAATTTTCCAGGTttaatttattccattttcttctactGTATGTACGTGGTTATCCGctaaatagaaatttcttgtCACATCCTTGACCGCAAtattacgttttttttaaaagaattttattgtttatattgGCAAAAGTTTCTACATCATACAGTCTTCTACTTGAAACTACTATGATGTGatgaaaggaggaaaaatcaaaagacaCACTACTAAAAATCTTTGCATCCTCCTCCGTTTCTCTCCttctatgaatttttgaatgattaaataaataatatgtttTTTCCAGTGTTCTTGATTACTGAGGATTCTTGACAATATTCCCAATATTTCACTTTTATGGatgaaaatctaagaaaaagcTGTTcagatatattttttctttcttggacttctttcttttttggagtTCCTTCTTTCTTAGACTCTAAAAATCCCACTTCTTGAAAATATCCATGTTGGGTTTCAAGGCCTCTTTATAAGAATCCTCGGAAGTCCACAGAATTTCACGGAACGTCAATGTGTCCGAAATATAAGCGCTAAAATTAGGTAAAATCACCTTGTGTACTTTCACGCCTACTGCGCAAAATTTTTTCAGTCTACTGCATAgagttgaaaataaaatttttataggGACCATTGGAGAGGAAGTGTCTCTAGTATCCTCGCTTTTCATCAATCCATTTTAGTTTTGAAAGGAATTCAATAGCGCCGATGATCGGTCATTTTTAAACCAGTTGCACGATGATTTTAacaagtaattttttattaacatacataaatacatgACACATGAAAGACATTTAAAgagcattaaaaaataatggtcCTTTAACatacaaatgaaaatgaagagtaCATTTTTGCGACTACAATTTCCATAAGTTTTAATATTTCTCTTTCAGCGAGTTCCTTATTGATTCCTTCCTCGAACAGTGCAACTGCAAACACGTACTCGCAGCCGACCTCGTTTGTGTTACTCCTCCCATTCAAATATGTTCGAAAACTTTTCAGGATGTTCATCCATGAATCGGATCGTTTTTCTACTGTTCTGGtctaaacaagaaaaatttgaatgaatgggaaagtaatatatatatatatatatatatatatatatattgacgttttattttttttttatttttcctaaagCTGTATTGATCAGTAGTCAtagaacaataataaaatttctaaaaagaaatgtatCTTAGTTACTACAAAGGAAAACCTAAAGACTCTACGCATAACGTTTATAGAAttcttctctggaaaaagaaggaatgaggatttttcttccttcttctcgttcttttctGCTTATAACAGTACAAACTATAGCTATTTATACTACTACTGTATACTATAACTATTTATACTCACATCTAGTTCTTATGGTAATTTATCAAATATTACACGGACTGTTATAgactaaatttcaaatatttcacaaaattgGTAGGaactttatttgatttcagattttaaatttcgtggtttacttattctttttttcatcagtaCGTTTTCAGTATTTGACTGCCCAGCATTATTTTCTTCCGAAATAATCACAAAAATATAAGGAAAGTATGCAGTTAACATCAGGTACCCCCTAAAGAACTTGATACTCACGTTCTCGGagatttattgcattttttccgaaaatccTTCAGGAATAAGATTGAGTTGGAATTGCTAAAACATGTAAATTGGCCACGTttaccattttgttttctcgaAATGCAGGATTGGACATGAAGAGGCGGAAATGGGCGAATAAAATGGTATCTggcctctttttctttttttacagcagttaATTTATGAAAGCAAGAAATTTTATGA is a window encoding:
- a CDS encoding hypothetical protein (NECATOR_CHRX.G26275.T1), yielding MCDATSANWRQPPSSSLKRKCDRSESPNSALKRRFRTNFTEAQSLLLEEAFQESHYPDQTAKKGMAEKLDIPEDRITVWFQNRRAKWRRKEMREKEKSRYDQFSSNGYCFDTNYRYDCTTNYNFGISTIPPEQPPQSSTCQLFVTSPCHQL